One Sporosarcina sp. FSL W8-0480 genomic window, AATAAGTGTTACGTGGAATACCGGAAATTTTGAGTAATGTCTTCACAGGATAATCGCGCTTTTGCTCTTATACTACTTTTACTTTTTTGTTTTGTCGTAATTTGTTTTCTTCTTGAACTAAGGCTTTCAACTTTTTGAAATAGAATTTTCCATTTAATAATATGTATAAATTTTTACTCCCACCTGGCTTATGTTCAGTTGGGCTTTTTTGTATTTAATGAATATTTTTTAAAATATTGCTCTTATTTTTGGCATTTCATAAAAAATCTTGTTGAAGGTTATGAAAGGGGAGATCATCACCCACCTTTGCAGTTGCGAAGGGAGAGGAAATGCATGATAGAACCAGATCGTACCGAGTGGCAAGTTCGCTGTGCATTTAATGCTTTTTGTAAACGTGTATTGAAGAATGAAGCAATCAATATTTTCAACGAAAGACAACAACGACAAGCAAAGGAGATGACATTTTCTGATCTCACACCACAAGTAGAAAATCAACTCTATACCTTAGATCAGCAATATGAAGGAGAAGAAGGACAAAGTTTTCAAGTGGCTGGAAAGAAAATCACTCCGAAATTACTCGCTGAAGCGTTGCGTACTTTGCCAATAGAAAAGCGTAAGACAGTCCTACTATACTATTTTTTTGATAAATCAGATGTAGAAATAGCCGAACTACTAGAGATTCCTCGTAGTACGGTTCAGTATAGACGGACAAGCTCTTTTAAAAGATTAAAGCGATTTTTGGAGGAACATGCAGATGACTGGGATGATTGATGCTAACACAAAAGACAACGAAT contains:
- a CDS encoding sigma factor-like helix-turn-helix DNA-binding protein — translated: MIEPDRTEWQVRCAFNAFCKRVLKNEAINIFNERQQRQAKEMTFSDLTPQVENQLYTLDQQYEGEEGQSFQVAGKKITPKLLAEALRTLPIEKRKTVLLYYFFDKSDVEIAELLEIPRSTVQYRRTSSFKRLKRFLEEHADDWDD